In Carya illinoinensis cultivar Pawnee chromosome 10, C.illinoinensisPawnee_v1, whole genome shotgun sequence, one DNA window encodes the following:
- the LOC122278682 gene encoding protein FAR1-RELATED SEQUENCE 5-like, which translates to MKPPTPINNSSSTTCRVVGSEDNRLDGGETEVPCGSPRVEANTFELRPNPTETDDGSVGTSLNVQVDDDDTTEEPKLGDDKWVERGEDESARYVTLACARGGKAWNRTLNVANPCPIGKTECKAKINALRQDGVFRLTTTHNIHNHGLDPKKSHFFRFNREISDAVKRVLDTNDLTGIRTNKSYGSLVVGASGNKNLPFLDKDCRGAGALREYFLQMQYKNLGLFYMMDIDDEGMLNNVFWVDPHSRAAYQYFGNVVTFNITYLTNQYGMPFASFVGINHREQFIFLGACLISSEDTETVAWLFETWLQCMDSIAPKTIITDQDRAMKNAIAIVFLKTWHRFCLWHKLKKVSEKLGSYGSYKTGMKNILMKCVYDSQSVDEFEKCWD; encoded by the exons ATGAAACCTCCAACTCCTATCAACAATTCAAGCTCCACTACATGCAGAGTAGTTGGTTCAGAGGATAATAGACTTGATGGTGGGGAAACTGAAGTGCCATGTGGATCTCCTAGAGTTGAAGCAAACACTTTTGAGCTTAGACCAAATCCTACGGAAACTGATGATGGCAGTGTCGGGACATCTTTGAATGTCCAAGTGGATGATGATGATACGACTGAGGAGCCAAAATTGG GTGATGACAAATGGGTTGAGAGAGGAGAAGATGAGTCTGCTAGATATGTCACCCTTGCTTGTGCCCGAGGTGGGAAGGCCTGGAATAGGACATTAAATGTTGCCAACCCATGCCCGATAGGAAAGACAGAATGTAAGGCAAAGATTAATGCCTTAAGGCAAGATGGAGTGTTTCGGCTGACGACAACACATAATATCCATAACCACGGTCTTGATCCAAAGAAATCTCACTTCTTCCgatttaatagagaaattagtgATGCCGTAAAAAGGGTCCTAGATACAAATGATTTGACTGGGATCCGAACAAATAAGAGTTACGGATCTCTTGTTGTTGGCGCTAGTGGAAACAAGAACCTCCCATTTTTGGATAAGGATTGTC GTGGTGCTGGAGCGCTTCGAGAATACTTTTTACAGATGCAATACAAAAATCTTGGGTTGTTTTATATGATGGATATAGATGATGAAGGGATGTTAAATAATGTCTTCTGGGTAGACCCCCATAGTAGAGCAGCTTACCAATATTTTGGTAATGTGGTCACATTCAACATCACATACCTAACAAATCAATATGGGATGccatttgcatcatttgttggtATAAACCACCGTGAGCAGTTCATTTTTTTGGGAGCATGCTTGATTTCCAGTGAGGACACCGAGACCGTTGCGTGGTTATTTGAGACATGGTTGCAATGCATGGATAGTATTGCTCCAAAAACTATTATCACTGATCAGGATAGAGCGATGAAAAATGCAATCGCAATTGTTTTCCTAAAAACCTGGCATAGATTTTGTCTTTGGCATAAATTGAAAAAAGTCTCCGAGAAGCTTGGCTCATATGGTTCCTACAAAACTGggatgaaaaatatattgatgaaatgtgtatatGACTCCCAAAGTGTTGATGAGTTTGAGAAATGTTGGGATTAA